One Gordonia pseudamarae genomic window, ATCGGCGGCCGACTTCACCGGGTCGACGCTGGAGAGCATCGAGCATCCGTATCCACCCGAGGATGTGTTCGGCCCCAACAAGAAGGCGTATCTGGAGCGGATGCAGGCCAAGTTCGCGCCGATCATCGCCGCAGAGAAGGCGACATGGGCGCCCGCCGAGGGCGACGAACTGCTGCCCGCGCTGCGGGAACTGTTCGAACCGATCATGGCGCAGTCCGATCTGATCTGTGACGGCATCGGCTACCCGGTCGGCCTGGTGATGACCCCGCACAGCTCCGCCAAGGAAGTCACCGACGAGACCGAGATCGTCGTCCTGGACTTCCCGAATCGTATTGTGCGCGAGCCGAAGGAGGGTGAGGGCAAATACCGGTACGGGTTCCGCATCGCCACCGAGATCGTGCGAACGGTGTTGCGTGACAACGAACCCGACTGGGTCAACACCATCTTCCTGTCCACCCGGTTCACCACCTGGCGGATCGGCGGCTACAACGAGTACCTGTACACGTTCTTCAAGTGCCTCACCGACGAGCGCATCGCCTACGCCGACGGCTGGTTCTCCGAGGCACACGACGACGACGCGTCGATCCGTAAGGACGGCTGGGAGATTCAGCGGCGCTGCCCGCACCTGAAGGCCGACCTGGACAAGTTCGGGGTGGTCGACGGCGACACACTCACCTGCAACCTGCACGGCTGGGAATGGAACCTCCCCACCGGCCGGTGCCTGACCACCAAGGGTCACGACCTCCGCGCCGAAAAGCTCTGAATCCCGAGTTCGCTCCAGCTCAACGGTCTCCTGGCCAGAGAAATCCGCGCCCAGAGAATCTGCTTGGCGCACAGGAACTGCTTGCGCGGGAGTGGTCGCCGGTCAGCACATTCAGCGGAGGCATACAGACCGCGGCACCGGTTTCCATAATCGTTAGCTGGACAAATGAATTTGTCCTATGATCAGACGACATGCCCAACCGGGACATGCACCGTCGCGTTCTCCGCCTTCTCGACGGTGGTCACCGCACCCGACCACGCCAGCACCACGCCACCGACGACCGCCGCACTGAACGCGACGATCGCCGCCGGCCCCCACCCCGACCGGGTGATGTCGCCGAGGAAGGCGATACCGACCGCACCCGGTAGCACCGTCTGCCCCACCACCAGCGCCGCAGCGGCACCGTTGACCGAGCCGGTCTGCAACGCGATGGTGAACAGGTAGAAGCCGCACATGCCACTGATCAGCAGCCCGTAAAACGCCGGATCGGTGAACAGGGCGCCCACATCGAACGGATCCAGGCCGTCGACGATGCGCGAGGCCACCGCCATCACCCCGAAGATCGCACCGGCGATCAGGCCGGTGGCCGACGCGATATGGCGGTGCAGCCGGCGCATCGCGATGATCCCGAGCAGCAACAGCAACGGACCCGCCGCGAGTACCGCCCAGTGCATCCACCGTTCGTCGTCGACGCCCTCCTTGCCCGCCGACACCGCCAGCACCACCAACGACACCACCACCACCAGTACCGCGATCCAGTCGCGCAACGTCAGATGGATCTTCATCACCACCATCGCCAGCAGTGCCGTCGCCACCAGCCGGGCCGAGATGATGGTCTGCGACAGGAACAGCGGAATCATCCGCGCCGACGCGATGGTGGCGACAAAGCCGATGACGTCGAAGCCGAACCCGATCAGGAACGGTCCGGTGATCATGGTCGCGCCCGTCGACCGCAGCGACGGATGGGACTTGTCGGAGTAACGACGTTCCTCGATGGTCGTCGCGCTCCGCGACACCCGCGCCGCGCCCAGTGCCTGCAACACCGCCGCCGCGGCAAAGGCGAACGCGCCGATCGCGGCGACAATCGAACCGGCGATCATTGTCCGGTCCCGCGCCCCAGGATTCGCATCTGCGTATGTTCTGCGGCGCGGTTCATCGCTACACCTCTACTAGGACTCGGGCTGGTCCCGAGACTCGGGCTGGGCGGGAGCGGACTGCTCGTCCGGCGTCTCCGGCGATATGCCGTAGCCGTTCTCCTCCGAGTCGTTGGACTCGCGGGCCGACTCCCATGTGCTCCGGTCCACTTTACGCAACACCAACTTCCCGTAGGGAAATCCGAGCAGGTAGAGAGGACCTTTGTACCCGGTGCGGGTCTTGCGCAACTCGGCCCGATAGATCAGATCGCCCAGTCCTCCGGGGGTGACCACCCCACCGGTGCGGGTCGGGGTGATCACGTACTGGTTGGCGTTCCACGGCCCGACGCCACTCTCGTCGTAGTACAGCCGATCACCGATCACCCGTGCGTTCGACGGTACCGCCGACGTCGGCGTGAACGACGGCCCGCCGGTGACCACCGTGCTCAGCTTGTAGAACCCGGACTCGATCTTCGCCGCCGCCGGACCGGCACCTGCCGCGATACCACCGAACACCACCGCCCCCACTACGACGCCCGCCACGGACTTCCCCACCCATTGCTTCGTCATGACCGGGAAGTGTAGCGGTCGTCATAGTCGATATGAAGCCGCGCTCAGCGGACCTTGCGCAGGATCATGTCACCGGCGGGGATACCTCCGTAGTTGTACACGACCCCCCTGTAGCCGTAGCGGGTCTTCTTGAGCTCGATGCGGCTGAACCACTGCGATGCCGGATCGGTGGTGAAGTACGAGGCCGTACCCCCGGACCTCGTCGGCTTGATCTTGTAGCTGTACAGATTCCACGGACCGACGCCCCAGTAGTCCCAGAACAACGTCGAACCCACCATCCGGGCGTTCGACTCCGGAGAAGGGATCACGCCGTACGCGAGGGTGTGCATCCGGTAACGGCCCTGTTCGATCTTCGCCTCGGCCGATCCGCCGCCGACCGCGATACCCGACATGGCGGCCGCACCGACCAGTGCCCCCGCCACCCACTTACGTACCTGATATTTCGCCATGAATATGGAAGCTAGCGTGTCCGACCGGATGACACCCGGTCTGGCGACACCGCAACCGTTGTCAGGACACCCACCCGGCGCGCCCGCCCGTGACGACCGCCACCCGGGTCACGACCGCTACTTCGGCTCAAGCACCTCGGTGCCGACGAACCTGGCCAGTTCGGGCGGCAGCACCACCGAACCGTCGGGCTGCTGGTGGTTCTCCAGGATCGCCACCAGCCAGCGGGTGGTGGCGAGGGTGCCGTTGAGAGTGGCCGCAACCTGCGGTTTTCCGTTGTCATCGCGGTACCGGATGGACAGCCGTCGCGCCTGGAAGGTGGTGCAGTTGGAGGTCGAGGTCAGCTCGCGGTAGGTGTTCTGGGTCGGTACCCACGCCTCACAGTCGAACTTGCGCGACGCCGACGATCCGAGATCGCCGCCGGCGACATCGATCACCCGGTACGGTACGTCGATTGCGGCGAGCATTTCCCGCTCCCACCCGAGCAACCGACTATGTTCGGCCTCGGCGTCCTCGGGTTTGCAATAGATGAAGCCCTCGACCTTGTCGAACTGGTGGACGCGGATGATGCCACGGGTGTCCTTGCCGTAGCTGCCTGCCTCGCGGCGGAAACAGGTCGACCAGCCCGCGTACCGTTTGGGGC contains:
- a CDS encoding EamA/RhaT family transporter — translated: MIAGSIVAAIGAFAFAAAAVLQALGAARVSRSATTIEERRYSDKSHPSLRSTGATMITGPFLIGFGFDVIGFVATIASARMIPLFLSQTIISARLVATALLAMVVMKIHLTLRDWIAVLVVVVSLVVLAVSAGKEGVDDERWMHWAVLAAGPLLLLLGIIAMRRLHRHIASATGLIAGAIFGVMAVASRIVDGLDPFDVGALFTDPAFYGLLISGMCGFYLFTIALQTGSVNGAAAALVVGQTVLPGAVGIAFLGDITRSGWGPAAIVAFSAAVVGGVVLAWSGAVTTVEKAENATVHVPVGHVV